From the Primulina tabacum isolate GXHZ01 chromosome 3, ASM2559414v2, whole genome shotgun sequence genome, one window contains:
- the LOC142541050 gene encoding protein PAF1 homolog yields MASYRPFHPPSQSAFVPSPPPPHPNQNPLQSSAAPPPLLGGNQYSQNWGPYSSSEGSNYSQNYSLSNPSSNYQHSGYGSSSTQHHFNPPSRNQMPPPPQQQPFQYQPPPPPPPESSSYPALPPLPPHPTPAPPMYYPPSSQHSHFNQPQLLQPPPPPPLPSSPPPPPPPSQPLSPPPLPSGIPPAGTSRENRHGHSGAPFKQDHKPPVPPNAKKLSDPQGSGRVETEEERRLRKRKEYEKQKQEEKHKQHMRETQNKLLQKTQILAPGGKGHGSISGSHMGDRRSTPLLSGDRIENRLKKPTTFLCKMKFHNELPDPSAKIKLLPLKRDPDRYCRYQITSLEKNWKPQLHIEPDLGIPLDLLDLSVYNPPKGPRIPLDPEDEELLRDDEPITPIKLDGLKKKERPTDKGVSWLVKTQYISPLSIESTKQSLSEKQAKELRESRGRNLLENLNSRERQIHDIVGSFEACKTPPVHAVNPKLKPLKVLPLFPYFERYDDQFVVANFDSAPTAESEIYSKLSAAIREEHESRAIMKSYVASSKDAGKSDKFLAYMVPSIDELEKDAYDEEEDISYSWVREYHWDVRGGNVQDPSTYLVVFGESDAKYLPLPTKLVLRKKRAKDGKSSEEVEHFPVPKSVTIRRRSTVAAMELRDEGDIVGSRASTLPLRNKRGNAGRLHRVVQDTDGDHFSGVEDDLSE; encoded by the exons ATGGCTTCTTACAGGCCTTTCCATCCGCCGTCCCAGTCAGCATTTGTTCCATCGCCGCCGCCTCCACATCCAAATCAAAACCCGCTGCAGTCTTCAGCAGCTCCACCGCCGTTACTTGGTGGAAATCAGTACTCTCAGAATTGGGGTCCTTACAGCAGCAGTGAGGGTTCAAATTACAGTCAGAATTATTCTCTATCAAACCCTAGCTCCAATTACCAACATTCAGGGTATGGATCTTCTTCTACACAACATCATTTTAACCCTCCCTCCCGAAACCAGATGCCACCGCCACCACAACAACAGCCATTTCAATATcaacctccaccaccaccgccgCCAGAATCTTCTTCTTACCCTGCTCTGCCCCCATTGCCACCACACCCTACCCCAGCTCCTCCAATGTACTACCCCCCATCTTCTCAGCACTCTCATTTCAATCAACCTCAGCTTTTGCAGCCACCGCCTCCCCCACCTCTTCCGTCCTCTCCTCCTCCGCCTCCACCTCCATCGCAGCCTTTATCGCCTCCTCCATTACCTTCTGGCATTCCCCCTGCAGGAACGAGCAGGGAGAATAGGCATGGGCATTCTGGGGCTCCATTTAAGCAAGACCACAAGCCCCCAGTACCACCAAATGCAAAAAAATTGAGCGATCCTCAGGGTTCAGGTAGGGTTGAGACAGAGGAGGAAAGAAGGTTGAGGAAAAGGAAGGAGTATGAAAAGCAAAAGCAAGAGGAGAAACACAAGCAGCATATGAGGGAGACTCAGAATAAATTGCTGCAGAAGACCCAAATATTGGCCCCTGGGGGAAAGGGCCATGGGTCAATCAGTGGATCACATATGGGCGACAGGAGGAGCACTCCCTTGTTAAGTGGTGACCGAATTGAAAACCGACTGAAGAAACCAACAACGTTTCTCTGCAAGATGAA GTTTCATAATGAACTGCCAGATCCATCAGCTAAGATAAAGCTTTTGCCTTTGAAAAGAGATCCAGATAG ATACTGTAGATATCAGATTACATCTTTAGAGAAAAATTGGAAGCCTCAGCTTCACATTGAACCAGACCTTGGGATACCGCTCGACCTTCTTGATCTGAGCGTATACAA TCCTCCCAAAGGTCCAAGAATACCCCTTGATCCAGAGGATGAGGAATTGTTGCGTGATGATGAACCTATAACCCCAATTAAGTTAGATGGCCTTAAAAAGAAAGAGAGGCCTACTGACAAAGGTGTTTCTTGGTTGGTCAAAACTCAGTATATATCTCCGCTCAGCATCGAATCAACAAAGCAG TCTCTGTCTGAAAAACAAGCAAAGGAATTGCGAGAATCTCGAGGGAGAAACCTGTTGGAGAATCTCAATAGTCG GGAAAGGCAAATCCATGATATTGTGGGTTCATTTGAAGCGTGCAAGACTCCCCCTGTTCATGCAGTGAATCCCAAACTAAAACCATTAAAAGTTCTTCCTCTTTTTCCATATTTTGAGAG GTATGATGACCAGTTTGTGGTTGCAAATTTCGATAGCGCTCCAACAGCTGAATCAGAAATCTACAGCAAATTAAGTGCAGCAATTCGTGAGGAGCATGAATCTAGA GCTATTATGAAAAGTTACGTTGCTTCAAGCAAGGATGCAGGGAAATCCGATAAATTTTTGGCATATATGGTCCCATCGATTGATGAG CTCGAGAAGGATGCGTACGATGAAGAAGAAGATATCTCATATTCATGGGTCCGGGAGTATCACTGGGAT GTACGAGGCGGAAATGTCCAGGATCCCTCAACTTATCTTGTGGTATTTGGGGAATCAGATGCCAAATACTTG CCGCTTCCTACTAAGCTTGTTCTTAGGAAAAAGAGAGCGAAAGATGGAAAGTCAAGCGAGGAGGTGGAGCATTTTCCTGTGCCAAAATCCGTGACCATAAGGAGGAGATCAACTGTTGCTGCCATGGAATTGAGAGACGAAGGG GACATTGTAGGTTCAAGGGCCAGTACTTTACCTTTGAGAAACAAAAGGGGCAATGCTGGTCGTCTGCATAGGGTCGTGCAGGACACAGATGGTGATCATTTTAGCGGAGTTGAGGATGACTTGTCTGAGTAG